Proteins co-encoded in one Marinomonas sp. IMCC 4694 genomic window:
- a CDS encoding sensor domain-containing diguanylate cyclase, whose translation MTDHNSVRHATHHSADRFPNGALITNASRTIIYVNAYFTTELLWQTTDIIGKNLDVLFTKPSSIFFQSYIVPTLSHERMCEEMQLTIFNANGKRIPITVNATVKENGCIYWSFFNSSKRDQLYDELIKAREKLTEALEKVNILASLDDLTGLLNRREMKHKSAHAIEKAASQGQTVTLLLLDIDHFKKINDSYGHLEGDRVLMALGTLLKKSIEQQNNMEKMGLVSRFGGEEFLILLTNITEADALSFCNRLHRSMADIVVGGAPLKASIGVSTLTPGMTFEALFTQADGAMYQAKERGRDRTEIFTSA comes from the coding sequence ATGACAGACCATAATTCTGTAAGGCATGCCACCCATCACTCTGCTGACAGGTTCCCAAATGGGGCCTTAATAACCAACGCATCTAGGACGATTATCTATGTAAACGCGTACTTCACAACCGAGTTATTATGGCAAACAACGGATATTATTGGTAAAAACCTTGATGTATTGTTTACAAAGCCCTCCAGTATTTTTTTTCAGAGCTACATTGTCCCTACGCTTTCACATGAGAGAATGTGCGAAGAAATGCAACTCACTATTTTTAACGCTAATGGCAAAAGGATCCCCATTACAGTAAACGCAACCGTTAAAGAAAACGGCTGTATATACTGGAGTTTTTTTAATTCATCAAAACGAGACCAGCTCTACGACGAACTGATAAAAGCCCGTGAAAAACTGACCGAAGCATTAGAGAAAGTGAATATACTGGCCTCCCTTGACGACCTCACGGGGTTGCTAAACAGAAGGGAAATGAAACACAAAAGTGCCCACGCGATTGAAAAAGCCGCATCACAGGGGCAAACAGTCACTTTATTGTTGCTGGACATCGATCATTTTAAAAAAATCAATGATTCTTATGGTCATTTAGAAGGTGATAGAGTGTTAATGGCGCTTGGCACCTTACTCAAAAAATCAATAGAGCAGCAAAATAACATGGAAAAGATGGGCCTTGTTTCTCGTTTTGGCGGCGAAGAATTTTTGATTTTGCTTACCAATATCACCGAAGCTGATGCGCTATCGTTTTGCAACCGCTTACATCGCTCAATGGCTGACATTGTTGTTGGCGGTGCTCCTTTAAAAGCCAGCATAGGAGTGAGCACCTTAACACCTGGTATGACATTCGAAGCTCTGTTCACTCAAGCAGACGGCGCGATGTACCAAGCAAAAGAACGTGGCCGCGACAGGACAGAGATATTTACTAGTGCATAA
- the recN gene encoding DNA repair protein RecN gives MLTSIAIANFAIVESLELEFKKGMTVISGETGAGKSIMVDALSLCLGDRTDAAVVRHGQKKADISASFDIQQYPHVHKWLENRDLEHEQHCILRRVISKEGRSKAYINGRPCTLSDLKDVGSQLVDIHGQHEHQSLLKKNAQRQQLDAYGQLTDLSKRVSSQYTTWRQLKEALSAQQNRSSEQDAKIQLLSYQAQELQQLDLKEGEIEALENEQAFLSNIADSQCKAYQASGILVDSDEGNVCSQLHQAISSASQIRPATKALEEALEMMNAALIQAQEAADSLHHYQDTLEQDPERLTDIEQRLSDIYDTARKHRTLPEGLLSLREGVEAELESLKGSEESIDVLKEKEEQAYEQLTALATALTEKRIMAKDDLAQKVEEQIHGLGMPHARFFIQCQPLNQVTAHGFEDVEYMIASNPGQPAQPLRKVASGGELSRISLGIQVVTAHTSIIPTLVFDEVDVGISGGTAEVVGRMLRSVGNRGQVFCVTHLAQVAAQGNQHLRVSKLVADEATSSQVEQLKDQDRTQEIARLLGGLELTEQTLAHAREMLGNVQLQ, from the coding sequence ATGCTGACCAGCATCGCCATTGCCAACTTTGCTATTGTTGAATCCCTTGAGCTAGAATTCAAAAAAGGCATGACTGTCATTTCAGGGGAAACTGGGGCTGGAAAATCCATCATGGTAGACGCTTTGTCATTATGCCTTGGGGATCGTACCGATGCCGCCGTTGTCAGGCACGGGCAAAAAAAAGCTGACATCAGCGCCAGCTTCGACATTCAACAGTATCCACACGTACACAAATGGCTAGAAAATAGAGATTTAGAACACGAACAGCATTGCATTTTACGCCGTGTTATCAGCAAAGAAGGCCGCTCCAAGGCTTATATAAATGGTCGCCCTTGTACACTCAGCGATTTAAAAGACGTTGGCAGTCAACTGGTCGACATTCATGGGCAACACGAACACCAGTCGCTTTTAAAAAAGAACGCCCAGCGCCAACAGCTCGATGCTTATGGGCAGCTAACGGATCTCAGTAAACGTGTCAGTTCACAGTACACAACGTGGCGTCAACTCAAAGAAGCCTTGTCTGCCCAACAAAACCGATCTTCTGAGCAAGACGCGAAAATTCAGTTGCTGTCTTATCAAGCACAAGAATTGCAACAGCTCGACCTCAAAGAAGGCGAGATAGAAGCCCTCGAAAACGAACAGGCGTTTTTATCCAACATCGCCGATTCTCAATGTAAGGCCTATCAAGCCAGTGGTATTTTAGTCGACAGCGACGAAGGCAATGTATGTTCACAACTGCATCAGGCCATTAGCAGCGCCAGCCAAATCCGCCCAGCAACAAAAGCCCTAGAAGAAGCCCTAGAAATGATGAACGCGGCGCTCATTCAAGCCCAAGAAGCCGCTGACAGCTTACACCATTATCAAGATACCTTAGAACAAGACCCAGAACGTCTTACTGACATTGAACAGCGGCTGTCTGACATTTACGACACAGCGCGCAAGCACCGTACGCTTCCAGAAGGACTTTTGTCCCTAAGAGAAGGTGTCGAAGCCGAATTAGAAAGTCTAAAAGGCAGCGAGGAAAGTATTGATGTTTTAAAAGAAAAAGAAGAGCAGGCTTACGAACAACTCACCGCACTGGCTACCGCATTAACGGAAAAGCGGATTATGGCCAAAGATGACTTGGCACAAAAAGTCGAAGAGCAAATACACGGATTAGGCATGCCTCATGCGCGTTTCTTTATTCAATGTCAGCCGCTCAATCAAGTAACCGCACATGGCTTTGAAGATGTGGAATACATGATAGCCTCTAACCCGGGCCAACCGGCTCAGCCGCTGCGTAAAGTCGCCTCCGGCGGAGAATTATCCCGTATTAGCTTAGGCATTCAAGTTGTCACGGCACACACTTCGATCATTCCTACCTTAGTGTTTGATGAGGTCGATGTGGGCATCAGTGGTGGCACGGCTGAAGTCGTTGGACGCATGTTGCGTTCAGTGGGCAACCGCGGTCAAGTGTTCTGTGTGACCCATCTGGCTCAAGTCGCCGCCCAAGGAAACCAGCATTTGCGTGTTAGTAAGTTAGTTGCAGATGAAGCAACCTCGTCTCAAGTTGAACAACTAAAAGACCAAGATCGCACACAAGAAATCGCACGTTTATTGGGGGGATTAGAGCTCACCGAACAAACCCTTGCCCATGCACGAGAAATGCTAGGCAATGTTCAGCTTCAATAA
- the fur gene encoding ferric iron uptake transcriptional regulator, translating to MTSENQELKKAGLKVTLPRVKILQILEGAGDRHMSADDVYRTLLDQGEDVGLATVYRVLTQFETASLVQRHHFEAGTAVFELAKGDHHDHMICLDTGKVIEFVDPIIEKRQHEIAEEHGFEIEDHSLILYVRPKKK from the coding sequence ATGACTAGCGAAAATCAAGAGCTAAAGAAAGCGGGACTCAAGGTAACCTTGCCAAGAGTAAAAATTTTACAAATTCTTGAAGGTGCTGGCGACCGTCATATGAGTGCCGATGATGTCTATCGTACCTTGTTAGATCAAGGGGAAGATGTAGGTTTGGCCACAGTTTATCGAGTGCTTACTCAATTTGAAACCGCTAGCTTGGTGCAGCGACATCACTTTGAAGCCGGTACAGCGGTGTTCGAGTTGGCAAAGGGCGACCATCATGATCATATGATTTGCCTTGATACAGGTAAGGTTATTGAATTTGTCGATCCTATTATTGAAAAGCGTCAGCATGAGATTGCTGAAGAGCATGGTTTTGAGATTGAAGATCACAGTTTGATTCTTTACGTTCGCCCAAAGAAAAAATAA
- a CDS encoding outer membrane protein assembly factor BamE has product MKKSVLILCALSISACSLFPPPYKVPVTQGNLITKEQLTQLQVGMSESQVTYLLGNPMLKDTFKPNEWHYLYTTRYATPDTKQSEAKDLVLIFSNGTLVDIKNN; this is encoded by the coding sequence ATGAAAAAATCAGTTTTAATACTATGCGCCCTTTCAATCAGCGCATGCAGTTTATTTCCACCACCTTACAAGGTTCCTGTCACACAAGGAAACCTTATCACCAAGGAACAATTAACTCAGCTACAGGTTGGTATGTCTGAATCTCAGGTCACTTACCTACTGGGCAATCCTATGCTAAAAGATACCTTCAAACCAAATGAATGGCACTACCTGTACACTACTCGATATGCGACACCCGATACCAAGCAAAGTGAAGCCAAGGATCTTGTACTTATTTTCAGTAATGGCACGTTAGTTGACATCAAAAACAACTAA
- a CDS encoding RnfH family protein has translation MRVEVAYALPEKQKIIVLEVEEHCTVRDAVRQSNISVFFPDVDPETVKVGIFGKAIRNPEEHVLKEGERVELYRELQVDPKQARANRAAKASKA, from the coding sequence ATGAGAGTAGAAGTGGCTTACGCCTTACCTGAAAAGCAAAAAATCATTGTGTTAGAGGTGGAAGAACATTGCACCGTTCGTGATGCGGTTCGTCAGTCCAATATTAGCGTGTTTTTTCCTGACGTTGACCCTGAGACGGTAAAGGTGGGTATTTTTGGTAAAGCGATACGTAATCCAGAAGAACACGTTTTAAAAGAAGGTGAGCGAGTCGAGCTGTATCGCGAATTACAAGTTGACCCCAAGCAAGCTAGGGCCAACCGCGCAGCAAAAGCGTCAAAGGCTTAG
- a CDS encoding type II toxin-antitoxin system RatA family toxin, translated as MSHIERFAHVNYSCEQMYALVNDVDGYPEFLPGCISSTLVSRTPTELVASLEVGKGPVRQSFTTRNFLQDYSRIEMTLVKGPFKSLHGIWTFTELSPTSCKIMLNIEFELSGMLKFAFGGVFSQIANTMVDSFSKRAKVVYGE; from the coding sequence TTGAGCCATATAGAACGCTTTGCTCATGTGAATTACAGCTGTGAGCAAATGTATGCTTTAGTGAATGATGTGGATGGTTACCCTGAATTTTTGCCAGGTTGTATAAGCTCTACTTTGGTGTCAAGAACGCCTACAGAGCTTGTGGCCTCTCTGGAGGTTGGTAAAGGGCCGGTGCGCCAGTCGTTTACGACAAGAAATTTTTTACAGGATTACAGTCGAATCGAAATGACCTTAGTAAAAGGACCGTTTAAAAGTCTACATGGGATTTGGACCTTTACCGAGTTGTCTCCAACCAGCTGTAAGATCATGTTAAATATCGAATTTGAATTAAGCGGTATGCTGAAATTCGCTTTTGGTGGTGTGTTCAGCCAGATAGCGAATACCATGGTTGATTCTTTTAGTAAGCGCGCAAAAGTAGTGTACGGTGAGTAA
- a CDS encoding sodium-dependent transporter produces MPESRCLQGIWSSPWIFIFAASGSAVGLGNIWKFPYVLGQNGGGAFLLVYCLCLLLVGLPVLMAEVALGRTVRSNPIDTVNDLSERHILHSGWVFVPWLAGVTGFLILTFYSVIAGWSLAYLDRAVSGEFVGITQEAAYRMFDTLLATPAEMLLWHTIFMALVILTVGQSVTRGLSAVVKILLPVLVVTLILLASYSMLIGNSAEALNFMFRWSWQDVSFDVILAAVGLALFSLSVGMGAMFAYGAYMSKRMSIARACTIVVGVDLLVAILAGLVIFPLVFSFNIDVEAGPSLTFVSLPIIFGNLLGGQFFAGVFFVLLVVAALTSAISMLELFVAWLHERFSMTRLKAAVFMGIAVWFVGIAVLLSFNHWDNKLLLGLNVFELLDSMTSLVLLPVGAILLSIMVAWFIPHSMLQNEMITKQANHFQWWYKTLKFISIPAMVVITLAGWIGG; encoded by the coding sequence ATGCCTGAAAGTCGATGTTTACAAGGTATCTGGTCAAGTCCATGGATATTTATTTTTGCTGCAAGTGGATCTGCGGTGGGTTTAGGAAATATTTGGAAGTTTCCCTATGTACTAGGCCAAAATGGCGGTGGTGCTTTCTTGCTAGTGTATTGCCTCTGTCTGCTATTAGTAGGCCTGCCTGTGTTGATGGCAGAGGTCGCTCTGGGTCGCACAGTGCGGTCCAATCCCATTGATACCGTGAATGATTTAAGTGAACGGCATATTCTACATTCTGGGTGGGTGTTTGTACCTTGGCTAGCAGGTGTGACGGGCTTTTTGATTTTGACCTTTTATAGCGTTATTGCAGGCTGGTCTTTGGCTTATTTAGACCGTGCGGTGTCGGGCGAATTTGTGGGCATTACACAAGAAGCGGCTTACCGTATGTTCGACACGCTACTGGCAACGCCAGCCGAGATGCTGTTGTGGCACACGATTTTTATGGCGTTGGTCATATTGACGGTGGGGCAGTCTGTTACGCGAGGTCTTTCGGCCGTGGTTAAAATTTTGTTGCCCGTATTAGTGGTGACTTTAATATTGCTTGCGTCTTATTCTATGCTAATTGGTAATAGCGCCGAAGCGTTGAACTTTATGTTTCGTTGGTCGTGGCAAGACGTAAGTTTTGATGTGATTTTGGCCGCGGTTGGTCTTGCGTTGTTCAGTTTAAGTGTCGGAATGGGGGCCATGTTTGCTTATGGGGCTTACATGAGCAAACGCATGTCGATCGCCCGAGCTTGTACTATTGTAGTTGGGGTGGATTTGTTGGTCGCGATTCTGGCCGGTTTGGTGATTTTTCCCTTAGTTTTTTCATTCAATATCGATGTAGAGGCCGGACCCAGTTTGACCTTTGTGTCTTTGCCTATCATTTTTGGTAATTTGTTAGGCGGTCAGTTTTTTGCAGGAGTGTTTTTTGTGTTGCTGGTTGTGGCGGCTCTTACTTCAGCTATTTCTATGTTGGAATTGTTTGTCGCTTGGTTGCATGAAAGATTCTCTATGACGCGTTTAAAAGCCGCGGTTTTCATGGGGATTGCCGTGTGGTTTGTGGGAATTGCCGTCTTGCTGTCATTCAATCACTGGGACAATAAACTTTTGCTTGGGTTAAATGTGTTTGAGTTGTTAGACAGTATGACGTCTTTGGTGCTCTTGCCTGTCGGCGCTATTTTATTATCGATTATGGTGGCGTGGTTTATTCCTCATTCTATGTTGCAGAATGAGATGATCACAAAACAAGCAAATCATTTTCAATGGTGGTATAAAACACTGAAATTCATCAGTATTCCAGCAATGGTTGTGATTACCCTTGCTGGTTGGATAGGAGGGTAG
- the smpB gene encoding SsrA-binding protein SmpB, producing the protein MSKVKKKSSSTGTIALNKRAKYDYFVDQKFEAGLVLSGWEVKSLREGKAQLVDAFVIIHQNEAWLVGARITPLLSASTHVVCEPMRQRKLLLNRKELERIIQVTEQKGKTCAAMALYWKANKIKCEVALVTGKKEHDKRDTERDRDWSRDKERLMKHA; encoded by the coding sequence ATGAGTAAAGTAAAGAAAAAATCCAGCAGCACAGGCACAATAGCGCTTAATAAACGTGCAAAATACGACTACTTTGTCGACCAGAAGTTCGAAGCCGGACTGGTTTTATCTGGTTGGGAAGTAAAAAGTCTACGCGAAGGCAAAGCTCAACTCGTTGACGCCTTCGTTATCATCCACCAAAACGAAGCCTGGCTTGTTGGCGCGCGTATCACGCCATTACTCAGCGCTTCTACCCATGTTGTTTGTGAACCCATGCGTCAACGCAAGCTTTTGCTTAACCGCAAAGAACTCGAACGCATCATCCAAGTGACAGAACAAAAAGGCAAAACGTGTGCCGCCATGGCACTGTACTGGAAAGCCAACAAAATCAAATGTGAAGTTGCCCTGGTAACGGGTAAAAAAGAACACGATAAACGTGATACGGAACGCGACCGAGATTGGTCACGAGACAAAGAACGTTTAATGAAACACGCCTAA
- a CDS encoding IS110 family transposase, with protein sequence MSTFVGIDIAAKTVDLVVRQNDKNSSVKTFQQTPGGRATLIEFLQKHHPKLIVMEATGIYYLDLAVALHDAKISISVINPKSFNHFAQMKLAHSKTDSIDAALLAEYAQRMTPEKWTPPHKDKLKLRDISRQINRLTGDCTKAKNRLHAMTSYEGTSCVVILDEQEGIASLENRIQRLRTAALEMIKSDAEIVQQFNNILAAKGIGEVSAIAMLGELIILPETLKANQVSRYAGLDVRLNQSGSSLNRPGRLSKAGNTYLRCALFMPAMSAVRHDPNAKAFYQALIARGKKKIQAMCAVMRKMLTGVWACFKSNTPFDSSKLFSEEHKKACA encoded by the coding sequence ATGAGTACATTTGTAGGTATTGATATCGCGGCAAAAACCGTTGATCTTGTCGTACGTCAGAATGATAAAAATAGTTCCGTAAAAACGTTTCAACAAACACCTGGCGGTAGAGCAACACTGATCGAATTCTTACAAAAGCATCATCCGAAATTGATCGTAATGGAGGCCACAGGGATCTATTATTTAGATTTAGCCGTTGCCCTTCATGATGCCAAAATATCTATTAGTGTGATTAATCCCAAGAGCTTTAATCACTTTGCTCAGATGAAGTTAGCGCACAGTAAAACAGATAGTATTGACGCTGCCTTGCTGGCGGAATATGCACAACGCATGACACCTGAAAAGTGGACACCTCCTCATAAAGACAAACTAAAATTACGAGATATATCAAGACAAATCAATCGTTTAACAGGTGACTGTACTAAAGCAAAAAACCGCTTACATGCCATGACATCTTATGAAGGAACGTCTTGCGTAGTTATTCTTGATGAGCAAGAGGGTATTGCATCTTTAGAAAATCGTATTCAGCGTTTGCGTACGGCTGCTCTAGAAATGATTAAAAGCGATGCTGAAATAGTGCAGCAATTTAATAATATTCTAGCGGCTAAGGGCATTGGAGAAGTCTCGGCTATTGCCATGCTAGGAGAGCTGATTATTTTACCAGAAACACTTAAGGCCAATCAGGTGAGTCGATACGCTGGTTTAGATGTACGGCTTAACCAATCTGGTAGCAGCCTCAACCGTCCAGGCAGGCTGAGTAAAGCGGGTAACACTTATCTACGCTGTGCGCTATTTATGCCAGCGATGTCAGCTGTTCGTCATGACCCAAACGCAAAGGCGTTTTACCAAGCGTTAATCGCGCGAGGTAAGAAAAAGATCCAAGCTATGTGTGCCGTAATGCGCAAAATGCTGACTGGAGTCTGGGCGTGTTTTAAATCAAACACGCCTTTTGATTCATCAAAATTATTCAGTGAGGAACATAAAAAAGCTTGCGCTTAA